Proteins from a single region of Candidatus Scalindua japonica:
- a CDS encoding NAD-dependent epimerase/dehydratase family protein: MSSILITGATGFIGSHLVRAIQDRHQIYGLVRKLTGKNLFTGVHWIEQDLAQPLDYSRLPNNVDIFIHLAQSRFYKQFPDKSKDIFDINIHSTFQLLEYARQVGAKCFVFASSGGVYGYSYEKFVETDPVTPLNFYLSSKYTAELLIANYNKFFNTVALRFFFVYGEGQRGMLFSRLLERAKRGESIIIEGQDGINMNPIYVGDAIKVFEPALSLPSDIYNIAGDEVISIKDLVLMMGRLVGKRVRLKHTKNGSSGDILGDNAKMKQKLEIYPKVSLEEGISRMIIHEA, encoded by the coding sequence ATGTCCAGTATATTGATTACTGGTGCGACTGGTTTCATTGGTAGTCACTTGGTTCGTGCTATTCAAGACAGGCACCAAATTTATGGACTGGTTAGGAAACTGACCGGCAAAAATCTTTTTACAGGAGTACATTGGATTGAGCAAGATTTGGCTCAACCGCTGGATTATTCACGTCTTCCAAACAATGTTGACATATTTATTCATCTCGCTCAATCCAGGTTTTACAAGCAGTTTCCTGACAAATCCAAGGACATCTTTGATATAAACATTCATAGCACGTTTCAACTGCTTGAATATGCAAGACAGGTTGGTGCAAAATGTTTTGTTTTTGCCTCATCTGGTGGAGTTTATGGCTATAGCTATGAGAAGTTCGTTGAAACAGACCCTGTTACTCCACTAAATTTCTATCTTAGTTCTAAGTATACTGCCGAGCTATTGATTGCCAATTACAATAAATTTTTCAATACAGTAGCCTTGCGCTTCTTCTTTGTCTATGGAGAAGGCCAAAGGGGCATGCTGTTTTCACGATTGCTGGAAAGGGCAAAGAGAGGTGAGTCTATCATCATTGAAGGACAAGATGGTATCAATATGAATCCAATCTATGTGGGGGATGCAATTAAAGTATTCGAACCCGCGCTATCTTTGCCATCTGACATCTACAATATAGCCGGTGATGAAGTAATAAGTATTAAGGATCTGGTTCTTATGATGGGTAGATTGGTTGGAAAAAGGGTTCGTTTAAAACATACTAAAAATGGAAGCTCTGGGGATATTTTAGGAGATAATGCCAAAATGAAGCAGAAATTAGAAATTTATCCCAAAGTAAGCTTAGAAGAAGGAATATCAAGGATGATAATTCATGAAGCATAA
- a CDS encoding lipopolysaccharide biosynthesis protein — MKLRIRDLFKDIVVYGTGDILLRSTALITMPIYTRIFTSQEYGIWSLVITVIGLLNGILILGGDSAYARFFFEAKSLREKQLLTTTWFGFLTLWSGGMILLCLPFSMFFSQWSFGTNKYGQLFILALVTAPVSLINTMCGQVLRNQFRSKLFITLNFFSTLLSVGLSLFAAVILDLGLVGVLGGTLIGTVIILPIRIWTARTMLNLMFSFRVLRNMLAFGVPLVPTTLAYWIFASSDRLVIGKLSTLDELGLYTVAITASSLLGLVNGALGQAWSPYAIKIYEEQPNESPALFGMVLTYIMVGFGLLCVFITTFAHEVLMVLSTPTFYPAAIAMGPLTLGFMAYASTQVTAIGISITKKTNYFASFSWMAAVMNLILNILLVPKWGMIAASWTTAASYTFLTIAYFMTSQRLFPVVYEKWRVLAVVGLTFGFVLLVPFLPEMTLITCLVVKIMYCLIYVSFLFVLRILDKREWQMLTSLLSKRNAVSDEGDKQVCSETQNSFTTRIS; from the coding sequence ATGAAACTACGGATTCGCGATCTCTTTAAAGACATTGTTGTATACGGTACTGGTGATATCTTACTAAGGTCTACCGCATTGATCACCATGCCAATTTATACCAGAATCTTTACATCGCAGGAATACGGCATTTGGAGTCTTGTTATCACTGTAATTGGATTATTAAATGGGATTTTGATACTTGGAGGTGATTCGGCTTATGCACGTTTCTTCTTTGAGGCCAAGTCCTTGCGTGAGAAGCAACTCCTTACTACTACATGGTTTGGATTCTTAACCTTATGGAGTGGTGGCATGATTTTGTTGTGTTTACCATTCTCGATGTTTTTCTCTCAGTGGTCGTTTGGAACAAACAAATATGGACAGTTATTCATACTAGCGTTAGTTACGGCTCCAGTTAGTCTCATAAACACCATGTGTGGTCAGGTCTTACGTAATCAATTTCGTTCAAAACTGTTCATTACGCTAAATTTCTTCTCGACACTTTTAAGTGTTGGACTGAGTCTGTTTGCTGCTGTTATTTTAGATCTTGGTCTTGTTGGAGTTCTAGGGGGTACCTTAATAGGGACAGTTATCATACTTCCGATACGTATATGGACAGCGCGCACTATGTTAAATCTGATGTTTTCATTCAGAGTGCTTCGAAATATGTTAGCGTTTGGTGTACCACTTGTGCCAACAACATTAGCCTATTGGATTTTTGCCAGTTCTGATCGACTTGTAATTGGAAAGTTGTCTACGCTTGACGAGCTTGGACTCTATACCGTTGCAATTACCGCATCCAGTTTACTCGGGCTCGTTAACGGTGCACTGGGGCAGGCTTGGTCACCTTATGCCATTAAAATATATGAGGAACAACCTAATGAATCGCCTGCATTATTTGGTATGGTATTGACGTATATCATGGTTGGTTTCGGGCTTTTGTGTGTTTTTATAACTACCTTTGCACATGAGGTATTGATGGTTTTGTCAACACCAACTTTTTATCCAGCAGCCATTGCTATGGGGCCTCTAACTCTGGGATTTATGGCTTACGCCTCAACACAGGTTACGGCTATCGGGATCTCTATCACTAAGAAGACAAATTACTTCGCTAGTTTCTCTTGGATGGCGGCAGTTATGAACCTCATTCTAAATATCTTGTTGGTTCCGAAGTGGGGTATGATCGCAGCGAGCTGGACAACCGCAGCATCATATACATTCCTTACGATTGCCTACTTTATGACATCACAGCGTTTATTTCCTGTTGTTTATGAAAAATGGCGGGTACTCGCTGTAGTTGGTCTTACATTTGGTTTCGTTCTATTAGTACCATTCTTGCCAGAGATGACACTTATTACTTGCTTGGTAGTCAAGATCATGTATTGCTTGATTTATGTTAGTTTCTTGTTTGTCCTGAGAATTCTGGATAAACGGGAGTGGCAAATGTTAACCTCGCTCTTATCTAAAAGAAATGCTGTAAGTGATGAAGGTGATAAGCAAGTGTGCTCTGAAACGCAAAATAGTTTTACTACAAGGATTTCCTAG
- a CDS encoding glycosyltransferase: MNRKIVLTRKLLILLRVLIAIFVFPVVLVLCIFLKKQRKELVWGPVPIINNKYWSSMMNNAGWSSKTLMKCFYPSINKREDYDLYFEDLVLKWIWPPRLRLEVSSYFALLYIIRNASVVHLPFSGGPLGETPLWRLEAYLFRLAGIRTVLMPYGADMYVYSQIIDPSLRNGLLLSYPEAARNEKRIVRRIQYWSYHADIILNAFMVDSLGRWDALAFNYGCINTDLCDYKTKYSTCDGTVGIVKVMHAPNHRGVKGTEFLIHAVEELKKEGLKIDLVLLEKVPNDKVLELMQEMDILADQFICTGYGLAAIEGMASGLPVMCNLEHEAYTRMFRRYSYLNECPIVSTSPETIKQNLKVLITNPELREQLGMAGRTYVEKYHSYETGKYIFGSIYDKILHGKDVDLMNLFHPLKSEYNKQKPLVKHPLVENRLT; the protein is encoded by the coding sequence ATGAACAGAAAGATTGTATTAACCAGAAAATTACTGATATTGCTTAGGGTGCTTATTGCCATCTTTGTTTTCCCAGTCGTACTTGTATTATGCATATTTCTAAAAAAACAAAGGAAGGAATTGGTATGGGGACCCGTTCCTATCATAAACAATAAGTATTGGTCTTCCATGATGAACAACGCTGGTTGGAGTTCTAAAACTTTGATGAAGTGCTTTTATCCGTCTATCAACAAGAGGGAGGATTATGATTTATATTTCGAGGATCTGGTATTAAAGTGGATCTGGCCGCCGCGCTTGAGACTTGAAGTGTCATCGTATTTTGCACTTTTGTATATTATTCGAAATGCGAGTGTTGTTCATTTGCCTTTTTCTGGAGGACCTTTGGGTGAAACACCACTATGGAGATTAGAAGCTTATCTATTCCGGTTGGCTGGAATTCGGACGGTGTTGATGCCTTATGGTGCAGACATGTATGTTTATTCACAAATAATTGATCCATCTTTAAGGAATGGCTTGCTATTATCTTATCCGGAGGCAGCACGAAATGAAAAAAGAATTGTAAGGCGTATCCAATATTGGTCTTATCATGCAGATATCATATTAAATGCATTTATGGTTGACTCTCTGGGAAGATGGGATGCTCTAGCATTTAATTATGGTTGTATAAATACAGACCTATGTGATTACAAAACAAAATACTCTACATGTGATGGAACGGTTGGAATTGTAAAAGTGATGCATGCTCCAAATCATCGAGGTGTGAAAGGGACAGAGTTTCTGATTCACGCAGTCGAAGAACTAAAGAAAGAGGGTTTAAAAATTGATTTAGTTTTACTGGAAAAGGTGCCTAACGACAAGGTTTTAGAGCTAATGCAGGAGATGGATATTCTGGCAGACCAATTTATATGTACAGGGTATGGACTGGCTGCTATCGAAGGAATGGCATCTGGTTTGCCAGTAATGTGCAACTTGGAACACGAAGCTTACACTCGTATGTTCCGCAGATATTCCTATCTCAATGAATGCCCTATTGTCTCAACGTCACCTGAAACGATTAAACAAAACCTAAAAGTATTAATCACAAACCCTGAACTACGTGAGCAGTTAGGTATGGCTGGTAGAACATATGTGGAAAAATATCATTCATATGAAACCGGTAAATATATATTCGGTTCTATTTATGATAAAATTTTACATGGGAAAGATGTTGATCTAATGAACCTGTTCCATCCATTAAAATCGGAATACAATAAACAAAAACCTCTAGTAAAACATCCCCTAGTAGAAAACCGTTTAACATAG
- a CDS encoding class I SAM-dependent methyltransferase: MINDGTKMNILRYKQCPACGASDIFAFYNYLELPAILFPINANKCDTVRKHPLVSYCCNECEHIFLNEIEQKFTKSIYEDYYYLYPFKNLESMQQPYREPFDRVVDLYLRKKSAALLEIGCDNVEQLEQFLKRGYDCTAINPGATQHNLVEFIDGFYGVTKLDKKFDYVISRFNLEHIIKFDDFFNALSDNLMPTGVAIAQVPNVEYFLKAGMLNVFAHEHPHYFCKTSLLILVRRYGFEVEFINGDIDPSLICVFSKRNQKYNPLQYLNVSLHTLVELQRVIQNACEKVVLYGAGLSLTGLLYSNTFSPELLQKIVVVDDNRFLWGKYMPNTSVQIMSPKEIELHTHSLIILVLGQQYHNAVYQRLINEERYQGKLMAISYGGLNEYKGGIE, from the coding sequence ATGATTAATGATGGTACAAAAATGAATATACTTAGATATAAACAATGTCCAGCATGTGGCGCAAGTGATATTTTCGCTTTTTATAACTATCTGGAACTTCCGGCAATTCTTTTCCCTATTAATGCAAATAAGTGCGATACAGTCAGAAAACACCCCTTGGTTTCATATTGTTGTAATGAGTGTGAACATATATTTTTAAATGAAATAGAACAGAAGTTTACGAAAAGTATATATGAAGATTATTACTATCTCTATCCCTTCAAGAATCTTGAGTCGATGCAGCAGCCTTATAGGGAGCCCTTTGATAGGGTTGTAGATTTGTATCTAAGAAAAAAGAGTGCTGCTTTGTTAGAAATTGGATGTGATAACGTAGAGCAACTTGAGCAGTTTCTAAAACGAGGTTACGACTGTACGGCAATTAATCCAGGTGCAACACAACATAATCTTGTAGAGTTTATAGATGGTTTCTACGGCGTTACTAAGCTGGATAAGAAATTTGACTATGTGATTTCTAGATTTAATCTAGAGCATATAATCAAATTTGATGATTTTTTCAACGCCTTGTCTGATAACCTAATGCCCACTGGAGTAGCTATTGCTCAAGTACCAAATGTTGAATATTTCCTAAAAGCAGGCATGCTTAACGTATTTGCCCATGAACACCCACATTATTTTTGTAAGACATCATTATTGATACTAGTGAGGCGTTATGGCTTTGAGGTTGAGTTTATCAACGGTGACATAGATCCTAGTTTAATTTGTGTTTTTTCTAAGAGAAATCAAAAATACAACCCACTCCAGTACTTAAATGTATCATTACACACCCTTGTTGAACTTCAACGAGTTATTCAAAATGCCTGTGAGAAGGTTGTTCTTTATGGAGCAGGGCTTTCTCTTACCGGGTTGTTGTATTCTAATACATTTAGCCCTGAATTACTGCAAAAGATTGTGGTTGTAGATGATAACCGATTTCTTTGGGGAAAATATATGCCAAACACAAGTGTCCAAATTATGTCGCCTAAAGAGATAGAATTGCATACACACTCTCTTATAATTCTCGTACTTGGGCAACAGTATCATAATGCTGTCTATCAAAGACTTATCAATGAAGAACGTTATCAAGGAAAGCTTATGGCGATCAGTTATGGCGGATTAAATGAATATAAAGGCGGTATAGAATAA
- a CDS encoding ATP-grasp domain-containing protein — protein sequence MVDKRLPVLITAIGGGGHGEQILKAIRLSSKYQYFIVGADADAECSQSKLVDRFVTLPLANHPCYMNELLLVCGRFGIRALFHGCEPELKRFSAERDRIEERGILLPINPTRLINVCMNKEATNQLLSGLGFEAPRYLSVKTRDSLKQIDWYPVVVKPSVGGGGSTNVFIAQNTTELLGLADYLGLELIADSFIIQEYVGNPEDEYTVGVLHDMDGNYINSIAVRRLLSGQLHTKTSVPNRTKRTDLGAKLVVSTGVSHGYVGRFPEVTEQCKEIAKAIGAKGPINIQCRLINGKVKVFEINPRFSGTTSLRAMAGYNEPEVLIRKHIYGETIEQDFDYNEVLILRSLHEQIL from the coding sequence ATGGTTGATAAACGGTTGCCAGTTTTGATTACGGCAATAGGTGGTGGAGGCCATGGCGAACAAATTCTTAAGGCCATTCGCCTTTCTAGTAAATATCAATATTTTATTGTAGGTGCAGATGCAGATGCAGAATGTTCTCAATCTAAACTTGTCGATAGGTTTGTTACACTACCGCTTGCTAATCATCCATGTTATATGAATGAACTATTATTAGTGTGCGGTCGATTTGGTATCAGAGCATTGTTTCATGGTTGTGAACCAGAGTTAAAACGGTTCTCTGCAGAGAGAGATCGTATTGAGGAACGTGGTATTTTATTGCCGATCAATCCAACACGGCTTATTAATGTCTGCATGAATAAGGAAGCAACGAACCAATTGCTTTCTGGCCTTGGTTTTGAAGCACCACGTTACCTGAGTGTAAAAACAAGAGACAGTCTCAAGCAGATCGATTGGTATCCCGTTGTAGTTAAACCTTCAGTTGGTGGTGGTGGTTCTACAAATGTCTTTATTGCCCAGAATACTACTGAATTACTGGGATTGGCAGATTATCTTGGGCTTGAATTAATTGCTGATAGCTTCATTATACAGGAATATGTAGGTAATCCAGAAGACGAGTACACTGTTGGTGTTCTTCATGATATGGATGGTAATTACATCAATTCGATTGCCGTCAGAAGATTGTTGTCCGGGCAACTTCATACCAAAACATCTGTGCCAAATCGTACCAAGAGAACTGATTTGGGTGCAAAGCTAGTGGTCAGTACTGGTGTAAGTCATGGGTATGTAGGGCGGTTCCCTGAAGTGACAGAACAGTGTAAAGAGATAGCAAAAGCAATTGGAGCAAAAGGCCCAATAAATATACAATGCCGTTTGATTAATGGCAAGGTAAAAGTTTTCGAGATAAATCCCAGGTTTTCTGGTACAACCTCTTTGCGTGCAATGGCTGGCTATAACGAACCTGAAGTGTTGATTAGAAAACACATATATGGTGAAACCATAGAGCAAGATTTTGATTACAATGAAGTATTGATTCTTCGTAGTCTTCATGAACAGATTTTATGA
- a CDS encoding metallophosphoesterase family protein — translation MILGFISDAHGNYYAFELALNILRKRGVNKMVFLGDAIGYIPSIKVVEYLMGMSGQEICVRGNHEDMLLDGKFDKKRDQIYQLYKTKSLMNQACIDFITSWDKVYTMYTLAGKLLFVHGSPKDPTSGYVYPDSDLSVFDIDADFVFMGNSHYPFIRKHQGVTYINVGSCGLPRDDGRYGSIALFDTDTAVARIIRFDIRSSSAKTLAEVPDVHETVTALFDRKETKLFGEFYG, via the coding sequence ATGATATTAGGTTTTATATCAGATGCCCATGGTAATTATTATGCGTTTGAGCTCGCGTTAAATATATTAAGGAAGAGAGGCGTTAATAAAATGGTGTTTCTCGGTGATGCCATTGGTTATATACCATCGATTAAAGTTGTAGAATATCTAATGGGCATGTCAGGTCAAGAGATCTGTGTACGTGGGAATCATGAGGATATGCTTCTTGATGGTAAATTTGATAAAAAACGTGATCAAATTTACCAATTATACAAGACAAAATCATTGATGAATCAGGCTTGTATCGATTTTATCACAAGCTGGGATAAAGTTTACACAATGTATACTCTGGCGGGGAAATTACTTTTTGTGCATGGAAGTCCAAAGGATCCAACGAGTGGTTATGTTTACCCAGATAGTGATTTGTCCGTTTTTGATATAGATGCAGATTTTGTTTTTATGGGTAACAGTCATTACCCATTTATAAGAAAACATCAAGGTGTGACCTACATTAATGTAGGTAGTTGTGGATTGCCAAGGGATGATGGGAGGTACGGATCAATAGCATTATTTGATACTGATACTGCTGTGGCTAGAATTATACGATTTGATATTCGTAGTTCCTCAGCCAAAACTCTTGCAGAAGTACCTGATGTTCACGAAACGGTAACAGCTCTCTTTGATAGAAAGGAGACAAAGTTGTTTGGAGAATTCTATGGTTGA
- the asnB gene encoding asparagine synthase (glutamine-hydrolyzing) translates to MCGIAGIFNLNGAPVSPVLLRNMTDAIAHRGPDGEGFYTDSFIGFGHRRLAIIDLSPAGHQPMITVDGNYAITYNGEVYNFQEIRLELESRGHRFRSKTDSEVVLHAYVQWGEECLNRFNGMFAFAIWNKSRQELFLARDRYGIKPLYYTFVGTIFLFASEQKAILTHPRVNREVNMEALIEYFTFQNIFTDKTLLKGIRMLPAGHWTKLRLGSITNKLETVRYWDFKFIEPEQPAREEEYLEELDRLFCQAVNRQLVSDVDVGSYLSGGMDSGSITAISATQLPYIKTFTCGFDLNSASGLELVFDEREKAEYMSYLFKTEHYEMVLKAGDMERVLPKLAWHLEEPRVGQSYPNYYVAQLASKFVKVVLSGAGGDELFGGYPWRYYRAVVNDDFEHYIDKYYKFWQRLIPNKVIHKVFSPIWNDVKHVWTHDIFRDVFHDHADRLSKPENYINHSLYFEAKTFLHGLLVVEDKLSMAHGLETRVPFLDNDLVDFAMKVPVRFKLGNLGEVVKLNENEPGPKTSKYFQKTSDGKLLLRKVMERYIPAKVANREKLGFSAPDASWFRGESINYVRQIIYNSDAMIYKFMDKTAVQQLVDVHIEGKQNRRLFIWSLLNLEEWCKQFLSSKGGGI, encoded by the coding sequence ATGTGTGGAATAGCTGGAATTTTTAATCTAAATGGTGCACCGGTCTCACCCGTTTTACTTCGCAATATGACGGATGCAATAGCACATAGAGGCCCGGATGGGGAGGGATTTTATACAGATAGTTTTATTGGGTTCGGGCACCGACGTCTTGCAATTATAGATCTTTCACCTGCCGGGCATCAGCCAATGATTACTGTGGATGGGAATTATGCCATAACTTATAATGGCGAGGTGTATAATTTCCAGGAAATCAGATTGGAGTTGGAAAGCCGCGGCCACAGATTCAGATCAAAAACTGATTCTGAAGTTGTGCTACATGCATATGTGCAGTGGGGAGAGGAATGCCTGAACCGTTTCAATGGCATGTTTGCTTTTGCCATATGGAATAAATCTCGACAAGAATTGTTTCTTGCCAGAGATCGTTATGGGATAAAACCGCTGTATTATACATTTGTTGGAACAATCTTCCTTTTCGCTTCAGAACAGAAAGCAATTTTGACTCATCCAAGGGTAAACAGGGAGGTAAATATGGAAGCTCTGATTGAATATTTTACCTTTCAAAATATCTTTACTGATAAAACTCTTCTTAAGGGTATCCGTATGCTTCCTGCCGGTCATTGGACAAAGTTGCGGCTAGGATCAATTACCAATAAACTTGAAACGGTCCGTTATTGGGATTTCAAGTTTATTGAGCCTGAGCAACCTGCCAGGGAGGAGGAATACCTTGAAGAGCTTGATCGCCTTTTCTGTCAAGCGGTCAACAGACAACTTGTAAGTGATGTCGATGTTGGTTCTTACCTTAGTGGTGGAATGGATTCTGGCTCTATTACTGCTATTTCAGCAACCCAGCTACCATACATTAAGACATTTACCTGTGGCTTTGATCTTAATTCTGCTTCAGGGTTAGAATTAGTATTTGATGAACGCGAGAAAGCTGAATACATGTCTTATCTTTTCAAGACTGAACACTATGAAATGGTCCTGAAAGCAGGGGACATGGAGAGAGTGCTTCCCAAACTTGCCTGGCACCTCGAAGAACCACGAGTAGGCCAGAGTTACCCAAATTACTATGTTGCTCAATTAGCTTCAAAGTTTGTCAAGGTTGTGCTTTCCGGTGCTGGGGGGGATGAACTATTTGGCGGATATCCCTGGCGTTATTACAGGGCTGTGGTAAATGATGACTTTGAACATTATATTGACAAGTATTATAAATTCTGGCAGAGACTTATTCCAAACAAAGTTATACATAAAGTATTTAGTCCTATATGGAACGATGTCAAACATGTATGGACTCATGACATTTTCAGGGATGTATTTCATGATCATGCTGACCGATTGAGTAAACCGGAAAACTATATAAATCATTCATTGTACTTTGAGGCCAAAACATTCCTCCATGGATTGCTGGTGGTGGAAGATAAGCTTAGTATGGCTCACGGTCTTGAAACGAGGGTCCCTTTTCTTGACAATGATTTAGTTGATTTTGCAATGAAAGTGCCTGTTCGATTTAAACTTGGTAATCTGGGAGAAGTTGTAAAATTGAATGAAAACGAACCTGGCCCAAAAACCTCAAAGTATTTTCAAAAAACAAGTGATGGCAAGTTGCTCTTGAGAAAAGTAATGGAACGATACATTCCCGCAAAGGTTGCGAATAGAGAAAAACTAGGGTTTTCTGCGCCAGATGCATCATGGTTTAGAGGTGAAAGTATAAATTATGTTCGCCAAATAATTTACAACAGTGATGCCATGATTTATAAGTTTATGGACAAAACTGCAGTCCAACAATTAGTAGATGTACATATTGAAGGTAAACAGAATAGGAGGCTTTTCATATGGTCTCTGTTAAATTTAGAAGAATGGTGCAAACAATTTTTGTCAAGTAAAGGTGGGGGAATTTAA
- a CDS encoding DegT/DnrJ/EryC1/StrS family aminotransferase yields the protein MIEYRKIPITKPVFDESEKEAIVKPFETGWIVQGPFVAEFEKSFAEFTGAGFAKAVSNCTTALHLALDVSGIKAGDKVIVPSFTYVASANAVEYTGAKVVLCDIDIKTFNIDVNKAKELLENDVNREINAIMPVHLFGLCADMSKIMELAKTYRLKVIEDSACGLGAWIGNQHSGTFGNAGCFSFHPRKSITTGEGGMIITDNEENSYKVTSLRDHGASKTDLQRDKEKGGSLLPEFNTKGYNYRMTDFQGALGVSQMKKANYILNKRREIAKRYDESLKDVECLITPYVPEGFVHGYQSYVCTFTNDEDISSLSIEKIDRLNIKRNTLMERLEERGISTRQGTHAVHTLGYYKKNYNFSDEDYIYSYAADRLSITLPLYAEMTDEEFEYVVNEIKV from the coding sequence ATGATTGAGTACAGAAAAATACCTATTACAAAACCTGTTTTTGATGAATCGGAAAAAGAGGCTATAGTAAAACCATTTGAGACGGGTTGGATAGTTCAGGGGCCATTTGTTGCAGAGTTTGAGAAGTCATTTGCCGAATTTACGGGCGCTGGATTTGCGAAGGCTGTGTCAAACTGTACAACCGCTTTACATTTAGCCTTGGATGTATCAGGAATAAAAGCTGGCGATAAAGTTATTGTTCCCTCCTTTACCTACGTTGCTTCAGCTAATGCTGTAGAATATACAGGGGCCAAGGTTGTTCTGTGTGATATAGACATTAAGACATTTAATATTGACGTTAACAAGGCAAAAGAACTTTTAGAAAATGATGTGAATAGAGAAATAAATGCAATTATGCCGGTTCATCTTTTTGGTCTATGCGCGGATATGTCAAAAATTATGGAATTGGCTAAAACGTATAGACTGAAAGTAATAGAGGACTCTGCATGTGGTTTGGGTGCGTGGATAGGAAATCAACACTCCGGAACTTTCGGCAATGCAGGATGTTTTTCGTTTCATCCAAGAAAGAGTATTACCACAGGTGAAGGTGGAATGATTATAACAGATAACGAAGAGAACTCCTATAAAGTTACTTCATTGAGAGACCATGGCGCCAGCAAAACAGATTTACAGAGAGATAAGGAAAAAGGGGGTTCATTGCTCCCTGAATTTAATACAAAAGGATACAATTACAGAATGACAGACTTCCAGGGGGCTCTTGGTGTCAGTCAGATGAAAAAGGCTAATTACATCTTGAATAAGCGGAGAGAAATAGCAAAAAGGTATGACGAATCGTTGAAAGATGTTGAATGTTTAATCACACCCTATGTTCCCGAAGGATTTGTACACGGGTATCAGTCATACGTTTGTACATTCACGAATGACGAAGATATATCCAGTCTTAGTATAGAAAAAATTGATAGATTAAACATAAAAAGAAATACACTTATGGAAAGATTGGAAGAAAGAGGTATTTCTACAAGACAGGGCACACATGCAGTGCATACCCTGGGATATTATAAAAAGAATTATAATTTCAGTGATGAAGATTATATATATTCATATGCGGCAGATAGATTGAGTATTACCTTACCACTTTATGCGGAGATGACAGACGAAGAGTTTGAATATGTAGTCAATGAGATTAAAGTATAA
- a CDS encoding radical SAM/SPASM domain-containing protein: MKSPKILDYPHRIVIELTPQCNLSCSMCPRNYIETTDGYMSKSLWKRLIDDIAKAEPDTIILPFWRGESLLHPDFIELIQYALNKSLRIHISTNGNLVTGEFAETLACCEFVTFSIHTRIGYKNAKNFLLLKENDKPIVQVSFVKGEDSETMLQTVINSSDLDGFDSVRLYEEHTKDGIFGKSGSSYEIPRTFCPKLNDTLVIAYDGSISRCNHIWETEKKMNFHDMSIKDIWNSERIREIRENYPDEDCGPCDQWTGHTCGESWCLVDGEIEHKIYGEINRVDAE, from the coding sequence ATGAAAAGTCCCAAAATATTAGATTACCCACATAGAATAGTTATAGAGCTGACTCCACAATGCAATTTATCCTGCTCCATGTGTCCACGGAATTATATTGAGACTACTGACGGTTATATGAGCAAGAGTTTGTGGAAACGTCTAATTGACGATATTGCGAAGGCTGAGCCGGACACGATAATTTTGCCATTTTGGCGAGGGGAGTCACTACTTCACCCGGATTTTATAGAGCTAATACAGTATGCATTAAATAAATCATTGAGAATACATATTTCTACTAATGGCAACCTCGTTACCGGGGAATTTGCCGAAACATTAGCCTGCTGTGAATTTGTGACATTTAGCATACACACCCGGATAGGATATAAAAACGCAAAAAATTTTCTTTTATTAAAAGAGAATGATAAGCCGATTGTACAAGTCTCCTTTGTTAAAGGTGAGGATTCCGAAACAATGCTTCAAACGGTAATAAACAGCTCAGACTTAGATGGATTTGACAGTGTAAGACTCTATGAGGAACATACAAAAGATGGAATATTTGGGAAATCCGGAAGTTCATATGAAATTCCACGTACTTTTTGTCCAAAGCTGAATGATACCTTAGTAATTGCCTACGATGGATCCATATCCCGTTGTAATCATATTTGGGAAACAGAGAAAAAAATGAATTTCCATGATATGAGTATTAAGGATATTTGGAACTCAGAACGTATTCGAGAAATTCGTGAAAACTATCCCGACGAAGACTGCGGACCATGTGATCAATGGACCGGTCATACGTGCGGTGAATCCTGGTGTCTGGTAGATGGTGAAATAGAGCATAAAATATACGGAGAAATAAATAGGGTAGATGCAGAATGA